In Parageobacillus sp. KH3-4, the genomic window CGGTTTGGCGGCAAAGTATTTTTCATTGGCGGAATCATCATCATTGTGTCTGCCTTTGCTCCATCCTCCATTCGCGCTGTGTTTCTCATTGCTTCGATCGCCTGCATCGCCATTGTGCCGATGGTGTATTCTTATGCCGTTTATAAAAAGGTTACTGACAAATAAGAGAAAGCAGTACTCCGTGATTGGCAAGCGGCCTTTTCGGCGTTTTTGGAGAGGTGGCAATCATTTCGTTGTCCGCCTCTTTTTTATTGTCCATTTGTTGTTACGAAACGTTAAGAAATTGGTTGAACGGGGATAAGTAGTGTGCTTGTAATTTCATTGTTGACATGAAACCAAATGGTTTCGTATAATCAAAAACGAAACCAAAAAGTTTCATAACTAAAATGTGGAGGTTGAAACAATGGCGACAAAAAATACAACGAACAGCATGTTGCCAGATATTCGTCACACGATGGTTTTTCAAGCGCCGATTCAAAAAGTTTGGGAGGCGGTTTCCACTTCAGAGGGGCTCGCAGCTTGGTTTATGCCCAATGATCTTCAGCCGATGGTCGGTCATGAGTTTCATTTAAATGCCGGACCTTTTGGAATGTCTCCGTGTAAAGTAATCGAAGTCGATCCACCTCACCGCTTGTCTTTTCGCTGGGGGAAAGATTGGACCGTTACTTTTGAGCTGAAAGAGCTGAATAAGGGGCAAACAGAGTTTACGCTTATCCACTCCGGCTGGGATGTGAATAAGGTGACGGAATTTGGCGAGTCTCACACGATCGTGCGCAATCGGATGGATCAGGGATGGGCCAAGCTTTGCAAATCCTTAGGCGCGTGTGTCGAGGCGTAGTATGGCTGCCTTATCGCACAAGCATGACGTCTTCCAGGCCATCGCTGATCCTACCCGACGCAAGCTGCTGCGATTGTTGGCTGATAAGGAAATGCCCGTTACCGCCATCAGCGGCCATTTTCC contains:
- a CDS encoding SRPBCC domain-containing protein translates to MATKNTTNSMLPDIRHTMVFQAPIQKVWEAVSTSEGLAAWFMPNDLQPMVGHEFHLNAGPFGMSPCKVIEVDPPHRLSFRWGKDWTVTFELKELNKGQTEFTLIHSGWDVNKVTEFGESHTIVRNRMDQGWAKLCKSLGACVEA